The following coding sequences are from one Salvelinus namaycush isolate Seneca chromosome 23, SaNama_1.0, whole genome shotgun sequence window:
- the cysltr2b gene encoding cysteinyl leukotriene receptor 2 translates to MEDGNVSSNCSISMFKHRVYPPIYLVIFLLGLTFNLVSLCFFVSVWRSKKRFTPVNLYMVNLLVSDLMLVCSLPLRAFYYFMESSWVFGDIACRVMSYIFYINMYGSIYFLMVLSVVRFVAITQPYRYMSMQNSRNSWLVCILVWLLVSLASIPMLTSGTVIDASGRTRCLELNPEYKLIHIRTLIIANHATLLLGFIVPFAVISICYIFVVRSLLKLRKFEGRTKHHFKKSMSLVVIVLSIFLVCFLPYHVMRTVFLEAEMQVRDKGYGDSCRYIERVRQAAVITLCLAAGNSCLDPLLYFFVGENFRVFCQGAYKEMEAKSLAKTEGKRKVPTTELQEGTRPTTELQEGTRPTTELQEGTRPTTELQEGTRPTTEPQEGTRPTTELQELNTQNSSRSDS, encoded by the coding sequence ATGGAAGATGGAAACGTGTCCTCTAACTGCTCCATCAGCATGTTCAAACACAGAGTCTACCCACCCATATACCTCGTCATCTTCCTCCTCGGCCTCACCTTCAACCTCGTCTCCCTCTGCTTCTTCGTCAGTGTCTGGAGGAGTAAGAAAAGGTTTACTCCTGTCAACCTGTACATGGTCAACCTgctggtgtcagacttgatgctgGTGTGCTCCCTGCCACTCCGGGCCTTCTACTACTTCATGGAATCTAGCTGGGTGTTTGGAGACATCGCCTGTCGAGTTATGTCCTACATCTTCTACATCAACATGTACGGGAGCATCTACTTCCTCATGGTGCTGAGTGTGGTTCGTTTTGTGGCAATCACCCAGCCGTACAGGTATATGAGCATGCAGAATAGCCGTAATTCCTGGCTGGTGTGTATTTTAGTCTGGCTGCTGGTGTCGCTAGCCTCCATCCCTATGCTGACTTCAGGGACCGTCATAGATGCTTCTGGTAGAACCAGGTGCTTGGAGCTTAATCCAGAATACAAACTCATTCACATCCGCACGCTGATCATCGCTAACCATGCCACCTTACTTCTGGGCTTCATTGTGCCCTTTGCAGTGATCTCTATCTGTTATATATTTGTGGTGCGTAGCCTGCTGAAGCTGAGGAAGTTTGAAGGAAGGACGAAACACCACTTCAAGAAGTCCATGTCCCTAGTTGTAATAGTCCTTAGCATCTTCCTGGTGTGTTTCCTGCCCTACCACGTCATGCGGACTGTCTTCCTGGAAGCTGAGATGCAGGTGAGGGATAAAGGGTATGGAGATTCCTGTAGGTACATAGAGCGTGTACGCCAAGCAGCTGTGATCACTCTGTGTCTCGCAGCGGGGAACAGCTGCTTGGACCCACTCCTTTATTTCTTCGTTGGAGAGAACTTCAGGGTTTTCTGTCAGGGTGCTTACAAGGAGATGGAGGCAAAGTCATTGGCTAAGACGGAGGGAAAGAGGAAGGTTCCGACGACAGAGCTACAGGAAGGGACACGTCCGACGACAGAGCTACAGGAAGGGACACGTCCGACGACAGAGCTACAGGAAGGGACACGTCCGACGACAGAGCTACAGGAAGGGACACGTCCGACGACAGAGCCACAGGAAGGGACACGTCCGACGACAGAGCTACAGGAACTGAATACTCAAAACAGCTCCAGATCTGATAGTTAG